In Chryseobacterium gotjawalense, the following are encoded in one genomic region:
- a CDS encoding signal peptidase: MMKNIVKILVTAFIFLGSFLLNAQTPPPPGGGAGGTTPETAAAPIDMYIFILAAAAILFIVLYAKKVQRKQIV; encoded by the coding sequence ATGATGAAAAATATAGTTAAGATATTGGTAACCGCTTTTATTTTCCTTGGCAGTTTTTTATTAAATGCTCAGACACCACCTCCACCAGGTGGCGGTGCTGGAGGAACAACCCCCGAAACAGCGGCAGCACCAATCGATATGTACATTTTTATTTTAGCAGCAGCAGCGATTTTATTTATTGTTCTTTATGCTAAAAAAGTGCAGAGAAAACAAATAGTATAA